The Xyrauchen texanus isolate HMW12.3.18 chromosome 17, RBS_HiC_50CHRs, whole genome shotgun sequence DNA window aaagaatcacaatttatgattccagtattttATTGCCgtttttattatatatagtttttattgCTGATtatctttgatcataatcttggccaaccatttttgagattatGGTcttcattcaagtagataggagctgcacttgcatGACTAACCTCCttagagcattccaaagatggccgacagtggactgacttgctagaaagactttggcgcTACTTTGGATACTTGGTTGGTTTTATGTTATTTCTGTAATGGTAAATAGAAAACAATAGCGCAATCCTAGCAGATTAGCAGAAACAAATTTGTTTACTAATGGCAGCTACCATCATGTTTTTTATTGCTTTGTGCATCATACAGGCTGCAGAACGTCCCACAGACTTTCTTCTGAGGATAGAATTTCCTTCCCCTGAGTAGGAGCTAAAAAGTCAGTCTAAAGTCCCATACAAAAATGACGAAAAGTACTAGTTCTTGGTTAAAGTACTTGAAACTGGATTTAGTTCCTGCTGTGGGAAAGGGCCTAAAATCTATTTGTAGTTTCTAAAGTGGTAAACCTATGTTCTGTGTTAATTGCATGCCACTTCACTCTGGTCATGTGTTTATACAGCAATCGTCTAAACCTCTTCTAAAGCTTGATCAGGCTCACCGCCACAACATCAGCTCTAATAGCCCGACCTGTGTTTTCATACACTTGATTGGCTGCTTGTCCTAGTATTTTTCTAATCCTCTTACTGGATGGTGTTAAATGGGAAGCCGCTAAATGTTTATAGGTTTGAAACACTGAAGCCTGGAGCCATAATTTCTATTCTGGGAGCACCCTGGCCATGAAGGTCCTGCTCCATAACTGACCCGCAGACAGTTTAGGCTTCTTTAGTGCAGCATAATCTCATTGGTTGGGTTTTAGTCAGTTATTTTGCAGCTGCTTATTATTTGTGCTCACTTCCCGTGTCTTGATTGGtttatattttgatattgacaGCTCAATCTTGGAGCATAATTAGAGAGGATTCCTGTGTGATGTGGAAAATAAATTTGATTCAAAGTGCTATCTTGATCAACAATTATGCAATTTCTTcaatacacatttatatattttgtttgtgatCAGTGTTGGGGGAAACTACTTTGAAATTGTACCTTTTTGAAAAGTAGTTACAAAAATGAAGCCATTTAATGgggcttttttatatttataaatgtataacttTTTACGATCAAAGTAGTAtttgtttggtgcaaaaaacaaagaGAATCTCAATTAGTCACTGCAAACAGGAAAACGTGCTCTGTATACAACTGTCATGCTGCTGACATGCTACAGGAAAATTTAGTAAAATTACTGACCCTTCTTTTAGGAAGTCCACAACACTGTTTGTAACATGCATTTCATATGGACTTATGAACTATGAACCTGGTCTGAATTATGATCTCAATGTTGATTCCTCACCACTATTCCAGGGCAAAGTTAAATGTGTCAGCTAAACCAGCCTGTGGAATTAATTGTTCTTTGTAAAAGGACGGTTGTTCTTTGTAGACCTGCAAACCTTCTTTGAACCTTAGATTTGGTTCAGATTAGGTAATCTGCTCCACAGTCAACATTCTTTTCTAAACAACGTTCTTTCCCACGCCATTTCTCCCTTAATCCCTAAACCCTCTAACCCAAGTCATGTGACCAACAAGTCCCATAGTATTCCCTCATTGTGAGAGTTTCAAGTGCCACCACAGATTGGATTTTATGTGATCAGTCATCCATAATCTTGGAAATGTGACAGAATAGGCGTGGGATCTGATGGAGACAAAAACATAtcgttttttttaaccatttctcAGTTAAGAGGGCAAAGTTGAGTTTCATGCTTTTAGGATCGCATATCTAGATTAAAGTTAAAACCCTGGACGTATGCaccagggctgggcgatatgatgaTTTATATCATGGTgccgatataaagtgtcaatctatagagattttgctatatcatGTATATCGTGAAACGTAAaccagttattattatttttgttaatgctGCTGCTACTACTGTTAGgactattattgtattattactactgctattattattgttaatgctGTTACTACTGTTAGgactattattgtattattactactgctattattattgttaatgctGTTACTACTGTTAGgactattattgtattattactactgctattattattgttaatgctATTACTACTATTAGgacttattgttgttttttttttttgttaatgctaCTATTACTACTGTTAGGACTATTAttgtattacttttattattattgttaatgctactactactattaggactattattgttattattattattattattattaatgctactactactattactactgttAGGACTATtattgtattactattattactactgctattattattattgttaatgctactactactattaggactattattgttattattattgttaatgctactactattattgttattattactactattattactgctattattattattattattaatgctgctactactactattactactgttaggactattattgtattattactactgctattattattattattattattattattgttgttaatgcTACTACTATTAggactattattgttattattattattgttaatgctactactactattattgttattattactactattactgctattattattattattattgttaatgctgctactactactactattaggactattattgttattactactgctattattattagtattgttaatgctactactactattattgttattactattactgctattattattattgttaatgctgctactactactactaggactatttattgttattattactactattactactgctATTATTGAGAATGAAATTCTTTTACTGGAAAAACTGATAAGATGTCAAGCTAATTTGaaagttttaattaaaatctGCTGCATATCATCAGGAACactgattgtaatccatagtgatttCATCAAGAATTTTTCTcctacaataaatgtatttatgttagcaacaaacaaaaaaaatggatgaaagatttttattaaacataatttatttactcAATGAAAGCTGCATATTGTCCTACGCATTCTGCAGTAAGCCTCAATGGGATAAATATTCATGCAAtttcacaaggtaaagttactccatgaatctcacacctggctcgtttggagcatttgttttggAACCTCATGTGTTTTCTCCCTTGGTTCGTTTCATATAGGCAGATATGAACACAACAATCAAACTGGGATCCACACCAAAACAACTGGTCCGATACCACCTGGATGAAGAAGAAAATCTGTAGTCGGCTCGTcactgtaattcatcatcaaaatgtgGATATAGCCTTTTGGCATCTGTATAATATACAGTAGGCCAATCTTCACGATTGCTTCTCTTTTTTTGTAGAGCGGCAGAACAGACACTGGTATAAACCTGGATTCACTCTTTCtatgcgtgtgcgtgcgtgtgtgcgtgtgtgcgtgtgtgtgtgtgtgtgtgttagtcacgATAGTGAGTGAGAAAGAGCTCCGTGACCGTGAGAGCAAGTAATTTTCAATGCAGAattaatgcaaaagcaactaatgatggaTTAAAATTACCACAATGGAACGGAATTAAAATTCATAATCATCCGTGTGTCAGATAATGTTTATTTGAAGCGCAACCTCAGACTGGAACGGGCATTCTGTACCATACAGTGATGTCTTGCATTACCATGACATAATCAATACTGTAATATTTGTACCCTTTGACGCCTTTTTACAAGTATATCATTTAAACTGTATATCGATGTATGAAGAAAGTCCAACATTTTAACTGTTTTAGCTGCTGTTTTGGAACTAATCAATCAAGCTACATGTCTGAAAATGTCTTTAATCACTCGCTCACGTCACATGGTACTCATGTTTTTTGTCGAGCTCCacgtgacagggaatcagagagagagagagagagagttgttgtGAGTTGGTATGTTTGTCACCACTCCACCATTCTTTATCGACAAGTGTGTCACCTCCaactgaagagagcgagatctccgctaaacagtctgcatgtgtgacaccctcaaGAGTTGCTAAAATGAAAGGGATTTTGAAGACAACACCACCAAGTTCAGTTGATTGATTCAGCTGAAGCATTTTGCACAAATGGACACTGCTTTGTGTTTTCATAGATTCCAAGTTTTTTGTAAGTCCAGCAAAATTCTGAAACCACAACTTCtgaaatggcatttaaaatgttaatggaTGTATTGCTTGATTTAGATATTTGGTCAGATTTATGTATGTTGTCTATACTCACTTGAAGCCTCAAATCACCAAATTTAGTTGACGGTTATTAAATTGCTGTTGCAAAATGTTCAATATGTCACCTTTGCGACCAGTTCATTTGCAGTCTAAAGCTCTGGAGCTATTCATATAAGCAAAGTTATTGTCCAATCGGTTATTTTGTTTGCAGATATTATATTACCATACTTGGAATATTTGAACATACAACGATTTATGTGTGTTcttgcaaatttttatttttttattattatttttcccccatataaaaacatttatttactcatgtttttatttgaattcaAATGTGTCTCTAAGCCCAATTTCTGTAAATATTCTTTCAGTTGAGCATTGAGAAAGCCCAGGCCATTGCCGAGCAGGTGGAGCTGAAGGCAAAAGTTGTGCAGTCAGAGGTGAAAACCATTACTCTCCGTCAAaagaaagctctggaggagcgtGAGTGCGAGCTGCTCTGGAAGgtgaattaatgcatttttaccTTTCTTTTATAGACAAACCATTCCTTCCTGATATTTAAGACTGAACCAGTTTGTAGGGTATAAAGTTAATTAAAGAGTATTTTAGTGGGATAAATATTTCCCATTTCTTGTTGTGCTATTTGAtccaattacacaatgatgactcatagacattatatacattacagttttatcttctgttaatgcccgATCTTCTGTgtactgctttgaaacgatgtgtgttgtgaaaggcacaaataaaaataacttgacttaATTGTTGTATTTTACTAGTTgatgtaaaattatttatgacTGGGTGTTAACCAGCTGTCACCATTTTATTTGATGAATAGTACATTAGCAAGACACTTTAAAAACTAAAAGTAGAGTTTAAAAGCAATTCTAAAGCATTTCTGTCCAATGGGTAAATTCAGgaacctttttttgttttctgcacaGGTTGAGAAGATCCGCCAAGTGAAGGCAAAGTCACTTTACTTGCAGGTTGAGAAACTACACCAGAATCTCACAAAGCTGGATAGTACCATCGCCGCAGTGACGCAGGTACTAGAAGAAGGCCGTAGCATAGATGTCCTGCTAGCACGCGAGCACATGTTAAATCAGCTACAGGAGCTTAAGTCCCTTCACTGCATCCTACAGCCCCAAGAAGATGATCGCATCATGTTCACTCCTCCTGACCAGGCCCTTCTGATTGCCATCAAGTCCATGGGCCTCATCAGCAGTGGAGCCTATGCCACAGCTTCCAAAGCTCACGGTGAAGGCCTCAAGAGGTCACTGCAAGGAAAGCTAGCTTCCTTTACTGTGGTAGGGTATGATCATGACGGTGAACCTCGGTTGTCTGGTGGGGACAGCGTGTCTGTTGTGCTAATGAGTCCAAATGGTAATCTGTCCAGTGCAGATGTTTCTGACCACCAAGATGGGACTTATACAGTCAGCTATCTTCCTAAGAATGAAGGTGAGCTATTGCTGTCAGTGTTCATATGCAATCAGCACATTGATGGAAGTCCCTTCAAGGTGATGGTCAAGTCTGGCCGCAGTTACGGAAGTATCGGCTTGCCCATTGCTTCATTTGGAGGAGAGGGCGATGGGGATGGGCAACTCTGCCGGCCTTGGGGCATTTGCGTGGATAAGGAAGGCTATGTGGTGGTCGCTGACAGAAGCAACAACCGTGTGCAGATCTTCAAGCCTTGCGGAACGTTCCACAACAAGTTTGGGACTTTGGGATCGCGACCGGGCCAGTTTGATCGGCCGGCTGGTGTCGCTTGCGACAGCCAGAGGAGAATCATTGTGGCAGATAAGGACAATCACCGCATACAGATCTTCACCTTTGATGGCCAATTTCTTCTCAAATTTGGTGAGAAAGGAACCAAAAATGGGCAGTTCAACTACCCTTGGGATGTGGCTGTCAACTCCGAGGGAAAGATCCTGGTTTCGGATACACGCAACCACCGCGTGCAACTCTTTGGGCTTGACGGGACATTCCTCAACAAATACGGCTTTGAGGGTGCCCTCTGGAAACATTTTGACTCTCCTCGTGGTGTGGCATTCAATCAGGAAGGCCACTTTGTGGTGACCGATTTCAACAATCATCGGCTGCTCGTCATTAGGCCCGACTGCCAATCAGCACGCTTCCTTGGGTCTGAGGGAACCGGAAACGGGCAGTTCTTGCGCCCACAAGGTGTAGCAGTGGACCAGGAGGATCGTATCATTGTGGCTGACTCCCGCAACCATCGCATTCAGGTGTTCGAACCCAATGGCAACTTTTTATGCAAGTTTGGAACTCACGGTAATGGCTTCGGTCAGATGGATCGGCCCTCGGGTATAGCGGTTACGCCTGATGGAACGATTGTTGCTGTGGACTTTGGAAACAACCGAATCCTCATGTTCTGACCTCCCAAGGTTTGAAACACAAAACTCTAACTGTGGACAACTGGGAAAAGGAGATTTTGCACATCTGTCAGGATCAAATGCAATTGAAAGATagcaaggtgacaacagttatgGAGACTTGACAACTTTGTCTCGATCAGTTCTTTATCATTTTATACGGTTCTCACAAATGCTTACCGTTACGGCACAGAGTTTTGAATTCTACAAGAGTGTTTTGCTCTTGGTATGCATTTtcaaatctttcttttttttttctcagggaATTTCTTGCATTCTTGAAATATTTTCTCTCTGCATTACACCTACCTCATCTAGCTTAATGTAATCGCGTTTGTGCAGAGACCTATTCCGTGAAGTTTTATAAAAGAACGTCTacctcagtgtttttttttttttttcgtagaATGTGAGGACatgacatattaaaaaaaagtatgaaGCAATGTTTAGTTATTTGCACAGTTCGCACAATTTTATTTCCTAATTGTTACTGTTCACAGGACACAAGTCACATCCCTGAATGTTTCTCATAACGATGGATGACAAAAAAACAAGCTGCATGTTTTGGCAGAAACATTAGGATAATATTTTGATATATCTACTGCgttgtttttgaattttcaagtacattttaaatcagACTTCATCTAACTCGTACCTTATTTTAACCTCTTACCTCATTTACCGTGATATACCTCTGGGTCCGTGAGCCTCATTACACATATACCTCTCTTTATGGTCATTTCCATTTGAAAATTATCCAAGTGGAGGCGATTACCAAAAAGTAACCTTTGACTATTGATAAAAGTAATGAAAGCTATATTGCTAAACTAGACAGATTAATGTAGTAATGTGATAAGTCTCTCTTTATGTAATCAAGACTTTTTGCTCTGGCTATGACAAATGTGACTCGGAGAAGAGTAGACAcccattattattttaaatgtgttctggaaaagaaaattaagaattggagggcagtctttaaagatGATATTTAGATCCATTTAATTTTTTGGGGTGGGACACTTATTAAAAAGAATGTAGACTCTAAATGGATAtctaagtgtaaaaaaaaaaaaaaaaaaaaggcctagCCCTTGCCTTTGTGTTTATTCATTgtgattatgaaataatttttttctttgatttagGCAAAGTAAAACTCTTTAAGCAATAGAAATACATGATTGACACATAACTGGCAAACAATAATACAATACGGTTTCTCGAAGACTGAAAAGTTTTTTTGTCCCaattgtgaaaatgttttcgTATTGAACTTGTACATCTATAAAGGCCAAGTTCTTAGTTTTACCACACTGACTTTGTTAGAGTCCCATTTACAAACAGCTGTATCAGATCAcaagttgttttttgttgttctaTTGATTATAACATGGCCTACAGTGCTTCCTGTGTCCATTTAAAGAAAGATCTCCAGGGAGACCATTTTGAATCAATTTAGCCTAGTTTGAAATTGGATAGTTTGTGCCTGACTTGTGGGTAACCACTTTAAAGTGTTGTTTGCTTCTGCATTCAAttgattaaaagaaaaacaaaaggaagCAAAGCATTTGGAGGAAAGAAAAACAcaggaaaaagtgtgtgtgtgtgtgtgtgtgtgtgtgtgtgtgtgtgtgtgtgtgtgtgtgtgtgtgtgtgtgtgtgtcactggtATACAGCCGAACATAAGCACATGCAATGAAAGCATGACTGTATATCTCACCAATGGCGTTCCATACCTTTGAATCGCCACAAGTCTCGTGAAATTAATTTTTCAAAGTGGTTATGAGCATTATTATTAAACATTCAAGTTTTCCCTTTCTGGGATTAAGTGGCCCACATTCCCTTGTTAGTTTGTATGATCCTGTCCTTTTAAGACAAGCGTCATGTGTGCATTGTTTTGGTAGTTTTAAAATGGAGAAGTGGCCAATTGTGTGGTTGGCCCAATTACAGAGCAAACCCTATACATTTGATAAATTTTTACATGTTTAGGTGACATTTAAATTCAGCAAATTGTGGGAGAGCTAGATGACCTGTTGGCAAGCGGTCATGATGTTTTGTCTTGGCCTTGTTCTTGTCATCTGTCAGTCTAGTAATCTTGTGTACTATCAGTCCAATCATAAGTATTAGTAAGCTTGCATGTAGTTACCCGTGCCTTGTCATGATGCTAGAAAAATAATCACATTTGAATGTCTTTGCCAAAGGATGACTATAGGAAATGGTCAAGTGCCAAAAATTATTCTGAAGGTCTCTGAGATGAGCATTTGATTCTTGTTTATTAAGTAGATCTCTTTGAATTTGCTCACCTGACTTTTTGCTtacatatacactgatcagccacaacattaaaaccacctgcctaatatagtgtaggtccccctcatgctgccaaaacagcaccaacccagtATAGCATTctcagatgatattcttctcaccacaattgtacagagcagttatctgagttaccatagacttttacagagcgaaccagtctggtcattctctgttgaactctctcatcaacaagtcgtttccatctgcagaactgctgcacactggatattttttgtttttgccaccattctgagtaaattctagtgactgttgtgtgtgaaaatcccaggagatcaacagttacagaaatactcaaaccagcccatctggcaccaacaatcatccatgtgattatctaatcagccagtcgtgtggcagcagtgcataaaatcattcagataggggccagttaatcttcacatcaaccattTCCACATCAACTTCACAtcaaaaatttgatctcagtgatttagactgtggcatgattgttggtgccagatgggctggtttgagtatttctgtaactgctgatttcctgggattttaacacacaacaatctctagaatttactcagaatggggccaaaaacaaaaaacatccagtgagcggcagttctgtggatggaaacgccttgatgagagaagtcaacagagaatggccagaatggttctaactgacaaaatctacggtaactcagaaaaccgctcagtaaaattgtggtgagaagaatatcatcttagaATGGTTTTCTgtgatgtgggttggtgctgttttggtgacacgagggggacctacacaatattaggcaagtggttttaatgttgtggctgatcggtgtaaattATAGTGCTTCTGAACTTATTTTCTAATTGCTTGTTGATCTTGGGatatttatgttgtattttaaaggAGAGatgttaattatataattatgtttGTATTTACATGTGGTAAAACCAGAAGGTAGGAAATTagattacaaaaatgaaaatttggagCTAAAAGACATCGGCACATAGACCATAAAAGACAATTTAAAGGACCAGCAAAGGCTTCAATGCCTGTTTTGATGGGAATAAGGAGCTTATGCAATAAAGAAAGATTTGCTGCTTATACATTAACACAGATCTGCTTTGTAttacattattaatatcatttgATCCATGTTTAGTATTTAGCTGCAGAGGTCAACTGAATCCCCTACTCTCTTTAAGAGGGaaagtttaaatgtatatttttgcatGCTGTAATGGTCCTTGTAGACCGTTGGATATAAGATATAATGTTGGGAAGAGGCGGGAGGAGGAAAAAAATGGACACTTTTAGAatataccaaaaaaataaatgtgtttgggTGAGTGGTTGACTATACGATTGTACTCTTTCTAGATACCTTTACAGAGTAAGGGACCTCATTGAGCTTGATTCAAATGCCTTGCCACTGCTGCAGCTCTCTTTAGCTTTAGATTTTGGAATCGAATCAGAACTGGAAAACTGCCAAAGACCTCGTTCAAATGAAACCTCAGTGTGTTGGTATATCTTTGTATCATTTGCCCAAAGATTGATACATTCGGCATAGATAATTCGCTGTTGATATTTTTAAACTTGGAGATAAATCGCTTGCAGAAGATATTCCTGGATGTTGGGTGTGTTGTCGTTTGTGCAATACAACTTTTGAGTTTTTGTGCGGGTGCCCTACAGGACCAAAGATGAAAAATGTTTGAATCTAGCTTCCAAAGTTCCCCACTAAAAAACAAATCTCTAACTGTGTAGTGGTAGTGTTACATTTGGCGAAGGAATTGGAGAGCAATTTTGTAGGTTGTGATCTATACAACTCAAGATCAGTGTTGACAAACCACTATGTAAAGTCTCTTCAAGCAGCGATTCTTCTCACAAAAAAGGGACACTATAGAAGTGTAAGTTTTACTTAAAGGAATTAAAGGACTGATATGTTATCCAGATAATGTTGCTGTATGTTAAAGATCATTTTTGCTCAATGGAAATGTCAGTCGCTGTTATCAAACTCGGTCTGCGTCTTTTGAATTGGAGATCATTACATactatatttctttgttttatttttggaccTCTGGTCTCTAATTGTACGGGTTTTGTCACCATTTCTGGTGGATTCCAGCTAATGACCTCTTCCTTACTAGGAACAAATGGAAAATGTAACAGTTCAGAATTGTATGGTCATAGACCCTTTTTATGATTGTATTAtctaatggaaaaaaataaatgtgtatacaCACATAAAGACAACTCAGGTAGCTTTGTAGAGATTTAATTAAAATTCGATATTTGTTTACTACAATTTGATAGTGAATCTTTTGTTAGTACCTCATCCTTTTGTGTGTTTTGATGAAAAAGCTGTTATGAAGTCCATGGGATCCTTTTTCAGCCATGTCTCATTTAACAGTCAATGAGGGGGTGAACTAAATCCATAACATACCAGCATGTCTTAATTTTATGCCATTTACACAGCCCATCCTTCATTTTATAACCATGACTCCCAAATGACTGAGTTTTCTGTTTGCCTCTCTTATTGATGGAAACATGTACTGTGGTAAATCTGTTCAAATTCAATGACTGCTACTGACTTCATAGCCTTGAGATGAATCAGAAAAGCATTAAAGCTCAAGAAATTAGATTTCAAGAATGTTCAGAGTGCAGCGGTCTATCTCATAATTGAAATTAGAGTGCTAATAGAAGTTAAAACACCTGGCACTGAAACTTGGCATGTACATCAATATTTTCTGAACTCTCAAAGACGCAGGGCTTTGAAGAGGCTTGGCTGTGAGACTAGCTAAGCAAAGAGGTTTTGGGAGATTCCGCTCCAAAGCACTGACCTGGTATCAGTTTtgccttttaaaatataatgattaGGGTAGAATCAAAGTAGCAAAAACTGATTTCAGGTCAGTTATCCTCTTGGGTGAGAGAATTTTGGCTTGGGGGCCCTCCAAGAGGCCCACAACTCACTCCATCACTCTCTCTTTGATTTTTATACCAGTACTTTATGCCATCCCTCAATTTGTCACCCCCTCAACCAAAGCAACAGAACCGGCATGTATTATGCTGTGAATAAGGCTGATGAGACTATacatctattatatatatatatatatatatatatatatatatatatatatatatatatatatatatatatatatatatatatatatatatattagtggtcTGCAGTCTTGTTCTCGTCTTTGTGGACTTTAAACGTTTcctatgcagttttttttttttttttttttttcttattttatgttTGGTTGTTTACACTTAAATAAAGTTGTACCTCTTTGGATCCTGTATTTGTGGCAAGTGTCATTACTTTGTTCTTGTGTCAAATGATTAACAGAAGTAAACTCTAAATAAAAGATTAAGCAGTTTAGCCAAATATATAagttctgccataatttacttgTCATTTAAACCCCATATGACTTTGCGTGGAACTTAAACGGagtgtattataattttttatttataattccaAGTCAAAGAACCCAAGATTGAAGTCGTATTTC harbors:
- the LOC127657521 gene encoding E3 ubiquitin-protein ligase TRIM71, producing the protein MSEVILWSSAQMASFPDSDLQTCPLCKELCGCSAPISSNSSTSSSSSQTSSSSSTSSIRRLHVLPCLHAFCRQCLEGHRNPGDPLKLRCPTCDQKVSLSESGVDALPSSNFLFSNLLDVVVSAEEQGKNGRPSSVVHHGGLLRPQHLSDPRCSSCDEGNTATSHCLDCQEYLCDNCVRAHQRVRLTKDHFIEGLMESLHLANRTNNSNTPVNISQAFHNSFSMLNVFQERMEFCQQHDNAVLRFFCDSCSVPICRECSVGRHAGHSFTYLQEALQDSRALTIQLLADAQQGRQAVQLSIEKAQAIAEQVELKAKVVQSEVKTITLRQKKALEERECELLWKVEKIRQVKAKSLYLQVEKLHQNLTKLDSTIAAVTQVLEEGRSIDVLLAREHMLNQLQELKSLHCILQPQEDDRIMFTPPDQALLIAIKSMGLISSGAYATASKAHGEGLKRSLQGKLASFTVVGYDHDGEPRLSGGDSVSVVLMSPNGNLSSADVSDHQDGTYTVSYLPKNEGELLLSVFICNQHIDGSPFKVMVKSGRSYGSIGLPIASFGGEGDGDGQLCRPWGICVDKEGYVVVADRSNNRVQIFKPCGTFHNKFGTLGSRPGQFDRPAGVACDSQRRIIVADKDNHRIQIFTFDGQFLLKFGEKGTKNGQFNYPWDVAVNSEGKILVSDTRNHRVQLFGLDGTFLNKYGFEGALWKHFDSPRGVAFNQEGHFVVTDFNNHRLLVIRPDCQSARFLGSEGTGNGQFLRPQGVAVDQEDRIIVADSRNHRIQVFEPNGNFLCKFGTHGNGFGQMDRPSGIAVTPDGTIVAVDFGNNRILMF